One window from the genome of Vicugna pacos chromosome 21, VicPac4, whole genome shotgun sequence encodes:
- the MROH9 gene encoding maestro heat-like repeat-containing protein family member 9, whose translation MILAMNSSFVDPSLQFETQLKITESSFKMVFSIPSLDKVKEIGKSEDKQEDLETLYRSIFNIYEDTLLILVSKDFYKLQILKEMAVWMNEDSSYLQERAMVIISRVLSFASRKVKGYTSVDAPCLGILAAELSLLCSHTDPSITQQASLGMYHLLCIAKCQSADIAKNKTAKYAKPGSHCLQPSSSDTEFLPKILQRDKTTIAQSVGKTLLPSLLTDFVWTLLMKLSVPDPVTASEAAAILKLTLEYHAPKVTMVSKIVDAIYKQLRANASHTMKQAMLRVITLLTRTSPKKVIFQLMDYPVPADNTLILMWHAAGSESSVAPHVLKTILLILKGKPGEMQERKKERKRFSLDITNMMPVAASQALCTLLPVGCYKKAVAQFFPQLLMALMLQLFYSSNLRLLTEDRPFYACDALRVLLNCSGLQQVDTALQRKNCWNQFSQVLFHHHGVYLVAKTLSEYNFPQFPETLHYLYKLSVEGPRRSEDSVIIIIFLTELLNNFFKDPFPEEFLVLFRNWVNDSDPAVSKLSLQKIASMAPVINEIENVSSLLLSIVDAFLSKDKTVVIRAFMTLRSLLVRLDKVTYSSLCTRIASSYCPLMDHSNGGIRSMAIRHFGELLRDMSHYTWMLNDVVFRGLVPLILFLEDTEARVVKACKHTLGICASELKWSASYLFNDEYYSFELVVLNICNNLLISHGNYITDLISDTLGYLRSSRTHLRRASVILIGYLAKLGGYLLHRDELEVMLEAVDRVLRDNDPTIRELAGITHKLFKEIAHTLTSSNIKQSFRRFFNFIYIKKLKPLYNYNLPKHLTGSPMGIKETKND comes from the exons G ACTTTATACCGAAGTATTTTCAACATATATGAGGACACTCTTCTGATCTTAGTGTCTAAAGACTTCTACAAACTGCAAATCTTAAAG GAAATGGCTGTGTGGATGAATGAAGACAGTTCATACCTGCAGGAAAGAGCCATGGTGATCATCAGCAGAGTACTAAGCTTTGCATCCAGGAAAGTCAAAGGATAT ACAAGTGTTGATGCTCCATGTTTGGGTATCCTGGCAGCAGAACTGTCTCTTTTGTGTTCTCACACTGATCCCTCAATCACACAACAAGCATCCTTGGGAATGTATCACCTCCTCTGCATTGCAAAGTGTCAGAGTG CGGATATTGCAAAAAATAAAACGGCAAAGTATGCTAAGCCTGGAAGTCACTGCCTCCAGCCTTCTTCCTCTGATACAGAATTCCTACCCAAGATCTTGCAGAGGGACAAAACTACAATTGCTCAG AGTGTAGGAAAAACCTTATTGCCATCCTTGCTGACTGACTTTGTGTGGACTCTCCTGATGAAACTCTCTGTACCTGACCCTGTAACTGCATCTGAGGCAGCAGCCATACTGAAACTGACTCTGGAGTATCATGCACCTAAGGTCACCATG GTGTCTAAAATTGTGGATGCTATTTATAAGCAACTGCGTGCAAATGCTTCACACACTATGAAGCAAGCCATGTTGCGGGTCATCACTCTGTTGACACGTACTTCACCAAAGAAGGTCATCTTTCAACTTATGGACTACCCAGTCCCAGCAGACAA CACTTTGATACTGATGTGGCATGCAGCCGGTTCTGAGTCAAGTGTGGCCCCTCACGTACTGAAGACAATCTTGCTGATACTGAAAGGAAAGCCTGGGGAAATgcaggagagaaaaaaggaaagaaaacgttTCTCTCTCGACATTACTAACATGATGCCTGTGGCG gCATCCCAGGCCCTGTGCACATTGCTGCCTGTTGGTTGTTACAAGAAAGCAGTGGCCCAGTTTTTCCCCCAGCTTTTGATGGCCCTCATGCTTCAACTCTTTTACAGCAGCAACCTGAGACTGTTGACAGAGGACAGGCCTTT CTATGCCTGCGATGCCCTGAGAGTTCTGCTGAACTGTTCTGGACTACAACAGGTCGATACTGCTCTACAGAGAAAGAACTGCTGGAACCAGTTTTCCCAGGTGCTGTTTCACCATCACGGAGTCTACCTTGTTGCCAA AACTCTCAGTGAATATAACTTTCCACAATTTCCAGAGACCTTGCACTATCTCTACAAGCTCTCTGTGGAAGGTCCTAGAAGGTCAGAAGACAGTGTCATCATAATAATATTCCTCACTGAA CTTCTCAACAACTTTTTCAAGGACCCATTCCCAGAGGAATTTTTGGTTCTCTTCAGAAACTGGGTCAATGACTCTGATCCTGCAGTTAGCAAACTGAGCCTTCAGAAAATCGCCAGCATGGCACCAGTTATCAATGAG ATAGAAAATGTCAGCAGCTTATTATTATCCATCGTGGATGCCTTCCTTTCCAAAGACAAGACTGTTGTTATTCGGGCCTTCATGACCCTTCGAAGTCTTCTAGTCAGACTGGACAAGGTGACCTACTCCTCCCTGTGTACCAGAATTGCTTCCAGCTACTGTCCTCTGATGGATCAT AGTAATGGAGGCATTAGGAGTATGGCCATTCGACACTTTGGTGAGTTACTCAGGGACATGAGTCATTACACATGGATGCTAAATGATGTGGTTTTCAGAGGCTTGGTGCCTCTGATCCTGTTTCTGGAAGATACAGAAGCAAGAGTAGTTAAA GCATGTAAACATACACTAGGAATCTGTGCCTCAGAATTAAAATGGTCGGCATCATACTTGTTCAATGACGAATATTACAGTTTTGAGCTGGTAGTGCTCAACATCTGTAACAACCTT CTTATTTCTCACGGGAACTACATTACAGATTTAATATCTGATACCTTAGGATACCTGAGGAGCTCCAGAACACATCTGAGGAGAGCATCAGTTATTTTAATAG GATACTTGGCAAAATTGGGTGGTTATTTACTGCACAGAGATGAACTTGAAGTCATGCTTGAGG CTGTTGACCGAGTGCTTCGGGATAACGATCCTACTATCAGGGAACTGGCAGGAATAACACACAAACTTTTTAAGGAAATAGCCCATACGCTGACCTCCTCAAATATTAAACAAAGCTTCCGAAGATTCTTTAACTTCATCTACATCAAAAAATTAAAGCCTCTTTATAATTATAATCTGCCCAAGCACCTGACAGGCAGTCCTATGGGGATTAAAGAAACCAAGAATGATTAG